Genomic segment of Triticum aestivum cultivar Chinese Spring chromosome 6A, IWGSC CS RefSeq v2.1, whole genome shotgun sequence:
TTACCTGACCCTATGCTTTGCCCTGGCCTCATCTGCCGTGGGTGCTTACCTGCACATTGCCCTGAACATCGGTGGGATGCTGACAATGCTTGCGTGTATCGGAACCATTGCCTGGATGTTCTCTGTGCCAGTCTATGAGGAGGTTTGTCTTGCCTTCTTCTCCTGACCATGATAACTTGTTTGATTACCGCACGGGTAGAAATTCACAAGAAGTTGTCGTCCTGGAAATGTCATGACATGGTGCGCTGACTTTGTTGATGTCTATCTCTTTGTGAACAGAGGAAGAGGTTTGGGCTGCTGATGGGTGCAGCCCTCCTGGAAGGGGCTTCGGTTGGACCTCTGATTGAGCTTGCCATAGACTTTGACCCAAGGTAAAGACAAATTTGCTTTTGTTGTTGTTCCAAATGTCCCTGTCTCGTTAAGAATAGTTTAGGAGTAAACCCCGTGGCAGCGAAACCAAGTTGGCCATGACGTTTGATGATATGTCATGGGAGTGCGACATGTACTGTCTGTGATTGGATTATTGGATATCTGCTGATTATGTGTCCTTATCCATCGTTGTCTGGTTGTTCTTGCAAGCATTATTAGTGGTTGTGTAGGTGCCAAATTCTGCTTCTGGATTAGTCTATTGTTCTCCTGAGACCCTCCTTTTTCCTACATTGTCTGCTCTTTTGGATGGGCCACTGTTAGTCTTTTAAGGGATGCTATCTAGATCCACAGTTTGTACTGGGCCCTTCCTCGTGGGGTTTGGACCCTGTGTTTGGGCCTGATCATGGACTCTTTGGGCCTTCATTTTTGTTAGTGATGCTGAATTTGTGTACCTACAGTTCTAGTACAAAATCGATATGACTTATTGGTTGTTACTTGGACAAGCAGATTTGCTGGTGTTTTTTTGCAGAGCTTTGCTTTTAGTTTGTTGCTGCTCAATGCTCACCTATGTTCCACATTCCTGTTATTCATGTTGGCTGACATAAACTTGCTTGTTGCTCTGTGGTACCAGCATCCTCGTGACAGGGTTTGTTGGAACCGCCATCGCCTTTGGGTGCTTCTCTGGCGCCGCCATCATCGCCAAGCGCAGGGAGTACCTGTACCTCGGTGGCCTGCTCTCCTCCGGCCTGTCGATCCTGCTCTGGCTGCAGTTTGCCACGTCCATCTTTGGCCACTCCTCTGGCAGCTTCATGTTTGAGGTGAGATACACACTGTGAGGAACCCGCCACACAACGGAGATCATTCATACAGTATTTTTGACCGAATGAGCATGATACAAACATGGTTTACGTGCCCTGCAGGTTTACTTTGGCCTGTTGATCTTTCTGGGATACATGGTGTACGACACGCAGGAGATCATCGAGAGGGCGCACCACGGCGACATGGACTACATCAAGCACGCGCTCACCCTCTTCACCGACTTTGTCGCCGTCCTCGTCCGGATCCTCATCATCATGGTGAGAACCCTAGCCACCTCGGCTGCCTACTCATCCTCCACCTTACCTGGTTGCCAAAattctattcgttctgatatgaTCTGGTCCATTGTGATGGCTGACGGTGCTGTGTGCCATTGCAGCTCAAGAACGCAGGCGACAAGtcggaggacaagaagaagaggaagaggaggtcctgAACGTGTTGTCCTCTGCACATCGTAGAtaccatcaccgccgccgccgctactgGTACCACCTCCACTGCTAAGTACTTGTAGGAATTAAGCTGGCGCAGTAACTTGTCGCCGTGCCACCCTTGTTAATTCGCGATCTGTGTCGTGTGAACCTTGTGTGAGTTTGCTGCTGCTGATGAAGCTTTTGCAGACGCTGTCTGCGTTCCGGATCTCTTGCGTTCCTGTTACTGTCTCGATAATCGAAACCTGAGACGATTTGGTTTGGTTGCGAAGAACATGGCTACGCTCGATTGTGGCTCGTTGGTTTTAACCTTGTGATGTGTCTCATTTCTTTTGAACAAATTGTCCAACACATGTTGGTACTGCAGGTTGTTGAGCAAGGCCTGTCCGATTGTGATGTTCACCTGTGCTCTTCTCTTGTCGTGTTTCCAGGTAGTTGGCTCGACTGGCACATCCAACTTGCCCTGGACCTGCCGCCGCGTTTCGGCCAGGCATCTGATAGTAGAGCTGTAAAACTAGTTTTTCCCCAACGTGGTTGCCGCGTCCGCCAGttttagggcgtgtttggttgcaatAGTGAACAATTTGTTTCGTTGTCTGTATGCCCTCTTGCCTGCATGCATGGGCTAAATCACATTGCCTGATATTTTGTTGTATGCATGTTAGTGAACAAACCCAAGACATGACATGGTTTTAATTGTGTGCAACGCCTGGTGTTTGCTAATTCTTTTGGCTAGTTGATGAGGTTACTAGCACACTTCGACACAACCATATATCACACATCATAAGCAGAGCAGAGTATAAACAGAGCATTAACTACTTAACAGCATAATTCATATAAGCAATACCACATTTCATAACAATTCAACGCATAAATCATAAACAGTTCAAAGTAGACCCGATAGTACTTAGGAAGCAGGTGTCCTGGCCCTAGTCCTTGGCGGCGAAGGCTTCGTCGTGCTTCCCGCATTTGTTGACAACCTCAATGCTGTCGTTGTCGAAGATGATGACTTTGAGGGTGTCGGGAGTGAGGAGCTTGAACGTCATCATGTGGCCGATCTTGATCTGATAAATGGCTGTGTAGGTGGCCCAACCTGATCCAGGATCACCCTGTCGTTTATCAGCTTCACCGTGTTGTTCCTGAGCTTGAACTCCGTCGGCACTGTGACAAAGTGCCtggtgaagtccaggggcatgAGGATACACTCAagcttcggtgcaaggatgaccttgcagaaaTTAGTTGGGCCATCTCATGGTAGTAACCATAGTTGCGGCGCTTGTTGCTGGGGGCTCCTTCATGCGCTCGTCGTCGCCAGCCTCAGGCATCTTCGGTTCTTCctcggcggtggacggcggcgatgggcggcggcaCAACCTCCGACATTGGATGAACGACCGGGAGACCCTTTTCGGTGCTTGCCCTTCGGTGCATCTTCGGTGCTTGCCTTCCGATGATGGGTGGCAGCACATCTTCAGTGCTTGCCCTTGttgtcaacggtcgggagcacttATGTGCCCATCTCATTGTTCTTCTCGATCTGCACACAATTCATGGAGTCAGGCACAACACAGAGTTGATGTCTTATTGAAGAGAATGTCGTTAAAACGACATGACTGTCACTCTTCCTTCTCTATCGTGCTTATATTTTACTCACCCTGCCCATCACTACTTACCCACCCTCCTCTCACTATCAACCTTCCTCCTCTTTATCACCATGAGCTCTAACTCCAGCTCCAacgccaaccccttcccttggggtattggctcgagggccttcttcctcgggtggtcAGCTGGTGATCGCACCAAGTTCGAGAACATCATGAaggtgtgctcgaacttcggcTCCATGCCTGACATGCAGAAGGAATCTGATGCAGTGCTCATGAGGGCCACTGACAAGAGCTGAAGACGCTGATTTCTGACCCAGCAAAGGGCGCGATGGCAGTCGACATCattcgctgggccatgaatcagACCGTCTCCGACGATGCTAAACAGAGAAAGAAGTGGTCTAAGTACAAGAACTACTGGGTCCTAATGGCCGTCGTGCCGCAGTGTACTGGGAGATGGCAATCGCGTCGTCGGCGGTCATCGGTGAGGAGcctaatgtagcgaccagacctcaaacagtctaatctttgtgctccggtgtcatccccggatcagtaatgctgacaccacacagtactcggaggatttatagcagagtagcaatcacacacttattacatcgagtgtctcaaaagagaacttattacaataaatatggcttaaggccatctaataacgataacaacggaaggcttggaagataagtgagtccatcaactccaacggcatcactgagtatagaaccacgacctaaaaactccttaatcgtcgtctgaaaagtttgcaacattaacgttgcagcccgaaacgggtcagcacatggaatatgctggcaaggtaacacatagagagtaatggaatgcaacagctatactatatgcatatttgactggtggaaagctctctatggttacagttggcgtaaagccaatttttccctacttcaaaggaataacatttatttaactatcatggtagttgttaaacattgagaatggttgacagcattctcaatcccaattaagcatcatcattaaacataacccaacaaaattaatttagagtaacatgttgagattcacatgataatccaggtactggatacttaagatgtccataaccggggacacggctaaccataattagtttattacactctgcagaggtttgcgcacttctcccca
This window contains:
- the LOC123131970 gene encoding bax inhibitor 1 isoform X1 — its product is MPRRFLPLLFSFHTNQPTDRPRVRRTTLYSLRLASHPSHHRYRNPSIHPKQRKKKKRKREKSIRKREQRPRQLCVRGEARPLRFDRRRAGMDAFYSTSSAAASGWGYDSLKNFREISPAAQSHLKLVYLTLCFALASSAVGAYLHIALNIGGMLTMLACIGTIAWMFSVPVYEERKRFGLLMGAALLEGASVGPLIELAIDFDPSILVTGFVGTAIAFGCFSGAAIIAKRREYLYLGGLLSSGLSILLWLQFATSIFGHSSGSFMFEVYFGLLIFLGYMVYDTQEIIERAHHGDMDYIKHALTLFTDFVAVLVRILIIMLKNAGDKSEDKKKRKRRS
- the LOC123131970 gene encoding bax inhibitor 1 isoform X2; translated protein: MDAFYSTSSAAASGWGYDSLKNFREISPAAQSHLKLVYLTLCFALASSAVGAYLHIALNIGGMLTMLACIGTIAWMFSVPVYEERKRFGLLMGAALLEGASVGPLIELAIDFDPSILVTGFVGTAIAFGCFSGAAIIAKRREYLYLGGLLSSGLSILLWLQFATSIFGHSSGSFMFEVYFGLLIFLGYMVYDTQEIIERAHHGDMDYIKHALTLFTDFVAVLVRILIIMLKNAGDKSEDKKKRKRRS